Proteins from a genomic interval of Pseudoalteromonas sp. MEBiC 03607:
- the groL gene encoding chaperonin GroEL (60 kDa chaperone family; promotes refolding of misfolded polypeptides especially under stressful conditions; forms two stacked rings of heptamers to form a barrel-shaped 14mer; ends can be capped by GroES; misfolded proteins enter the barrel where they are refolded when GroES binds) — MAAKEVLFAGDARSKMLTGVNILANAVRVTLGPKGRNVVLDKSFGAPVITKDGVSVAKEIELEDKFENMGAQMVKEVASKANDAAGDGTTTATVLAQAIVNEGLKAVAAGMNPMDLKRGIDKAVTAAVEELKALSVPCADTKAIAQVGTISANSDKEIGDIIAEAMEKVGRDSGVITVEEGQSLENELDVVEGMQFDRGYLSPYFINNAEKGAVELDNPYILLVDKKVSNIRELLPTLEAVAKASKPLLIIAEDLEGEALATLVVNNMRGIVKVSAVKAPGFGDRRKAMLQDIAVLTGGTVISEEIGLELEKATIEDLGTAKRVVITKDDTTIIDGAGEEDGINGRVAQIKAQIEEATSDYDKEKLQERMAKLAGGVAVIKVGAATEIEMKEKKDRVEDALHATRAAVEEGVVPGGGVALVRVASKLAELVGDNEDQSHGIKVALRAMEAPLRQIVTNAGDEASVVVNSVKGGEGNYGYNAASGEYNDMIEMGILDPTKVTRSALQYAASIAGLMITTEAMVAEIPKDDAGAPDMGGMGGMGGMGGMM; from the coding sequence ATGGCAGCAAAAGAAGTACTTTTTGCAGGTGACGCACGTAGCAAAATGCTAACTGGCGTAAATATTTTAGCAAACGCAGTAAGAGTAACTTTAGGTCCTAAAGGCCGTAACGTTGTATTAGACAAATCTTTCGGTGCTCCTGTAATCACTAAAGATGGTGTGTCTGTAGCTAAAGAAATCGAGCTTGAAGACAAGTTCGAAAACATGGGCGCACAAATGGTTAAAGAAGTAGCGTCTAAAGCGAATGACGCTGCAGGTGACGGTACAACAACAGCAACTGTATTAGCGCAAGCTATCGTAAACGAAGGCTTAAAAGCAGTTGCTGCGGGTATGAACCCAATGGACCTTAAACGTGGTATCGATAAAGCAGTTACTGCTGCGGTTGAAGAGCTTAAAGCGCTTTCTGTACCATGTGCAGACACTAAAGCGATTGCTCAAGTAGGTACTATTTCTGCTAACTCTGATAAAGAAATCGGTGACATCATTGCAGAAGCAATGGAAAAAGTTGGCCGTGATTCAGGCGTTATCACTGTTGAAGAAGGTCAGTCGTTAGAAAACGAACTAGACGTAGTTGAAGGTATGCAGTTTGACCGCGGTTACCTGTCTCCTTACTTCATCAACAACGCTGAAAAAGGCGCTGTAGAGCTAGACAACCCTTACATTCTACTTGTAGACAAAAAAGTATCTAACATTCGTGAGCTACTACCTACATTAGAAGCAGTTGCTAAAGCTAGCAAGCCACTACTAATTATTGCTGAAGATCTTGAAGGTGAAGCACTTGCAACACTTGTTGTAAATAACATGCGCGGCATCGTAAAAGTTTCTGCAGTTAAAGCGCCAGGTTTTGGCGACCGTCGTAAAGCAATGCTACAAGACATCGCAGTATTAACTGGTGGTACAGTAATTTCTGAAGAAATCGGTTTAGAGCTAGAAAAAGCAACAATCGAAGACCTAGGTACAGCGAAACGCGTTGTGATCACTAAAGATGATACAACAATCATCGATGGTGCAGGTGAAGAAGACGGTATCAACGGCCGTGTTGCACAAATCAAAGCACAAATTGAAGAAGCAACGTCTGACTACGATAAAGAGAAACTACAAGAGCGCATGGCTAAACTAGCTGGCGGTGTTGCAGTAATCAAAGTTGGCGCAGCAACTGAAATCGAAATGAAAGAGAAGAAAGACCGCGTAGAAGATGCTCTACACGCAACTCGCGCAGCGGTTGAAGAAGGTGTTGTACCGGGTGGTGGTGTTGCACTAGTTCGCGTAGCAAGCAAACTTGCTGAGCTAGTTGGCGACAACGAAGACCAAAGCCACGGTATTAAAGTTGCACTACGCGCGATGGAAGCACCACTTCGTCAAATCGTAACGAACGCAGGTGACGAAGCATCAGTTGTTGTTAACTCTGTAAAAGGTGGTGAAGGTAACTACGGTTACAACGCAGCATCTGGCGAGTACAACGACATGATCGAAATGGGTATCTTAGACCCAACTAAAGTAACGCGTTCTGCACTACAGTACGCAGCTTCAATCGCGGGTCTTATGATCACAACTGAAGCAATGGTTGCTGAAATCCCTAAAGATGACGCTGGTGCTCCTGATATGGGCGGCATGGGCGGCATGGGTGGTATGGGCGGCATGATGTAA
- a CDS encoding co-chaperone GroES yields the protein MNIRPLHDRVIVKRLEEETKSAGGIVLTGSAAEKSTRGEVIAVGNGRVLDNGEVRALEVKAGDTVLFGSYVEKAEKIEGQEYLIMREDNILGIVG from the coding sequence ATGAACATTCGTCCTTTACATGATCGCGTCATCGTTAAGCGTCTAGAAGAAGAAACTAAGTCTGCTGGCGGTATTGTATTAACTGGCTCTGCAGCTGAAAAATCAACTCGCGGAGAAGTTATCGCTGTTGGTAATGGCCGTGTTTTAGACAACGGTGAAGTAAGAGCATTAGAAGTTAAAGCCGGTGACACTGTGCTGTTCGGCTCTTATGTTGAAAAAGCTGAAAAGATCGAAGGTCAAGAGTACCTGATCATGCGTGAAGATAACATTCTAGGCATTGTAGGCTAA
- a CDS encoding FxsA family protein produces the protein MFRFLFLLFILVPIVEIALLIQVSEVIGGFATIALVIVTAIVGAKLVKQQGMGAIQNVQLQMAQGQMPAKELFTGLCVIIAGVLLMTPGIMTDFFGFLLLTPAIRNKLAASLASHATVRMSSQANQGSAHFQYHSKAPQHEEPTHQPTTIDGEFERKD, from the coding sequence ATGTTTAGATTTTTGTTTTTGTTATTTATTTTAGTGCCGATTGTGGAGATTGCCTTACTTATTCAAGTGAGTGAAGTCATTGGCGGGTTTGCCACCATAGCGCTAGTTATCGTCACGGCCATTGTTGGTGCCAAATTAGTGAAGCAGCAAGGCATGGGAGCAATCCAAAATGTGCAACTACAAATGGCGCAAGGGCAAATGCCTGCGAAAGAATTATTTACTGGCTTGTGTGTGATTATTGCCGGAGTGTTATTAATGACTCCTGGCATAATGACAGACTTTTTTGGCTTTTTATTACTTACCCCAGCAATACGTAATAAATTAGCTGCAAGCCTTGCCAGCCATGCAACTGTGCGCATGAGTTCGCAAGCGAATCAAGGCTCTGCACACTTTCAATACCACAGTAAAGCACCCCAACACGAAGAGCCAACTCATCAACCGACAACTATTGATGGTGAATTTGAGCGAAAAGATTAA
- the cutA gene encoding divalent-cation tolerance protein CutA, with amino-acid sequence MNTHYRLIFTTCANEAEARQLAQHLVKEKLAACVNILPTIESIYMWEGELTQATESKLLIKTKSEKMNEVIQTIKKLHSYEVPEIQVVDVATGNLAYFNWMDEVLN; translated from the coding sequence ATGAATACGCATTATCGACTGATTTTTACTACTTGTGCGAATGAAGCTGAGGCTCGTCAGCTGGCTCAACACCTAGTGAAAGAAAAGCTAGCTGCCTGTGTTAATATTCTGCCTACTATCGAATCTATCTATATGTGGGAAGGCGAGTTAACGCAAGCGACAGAGAGTAAATTACTGATCAAAACTAAATCAGAAAAAATGAATGAGGTGATCCAAACTATCAAGAAATTGCATAGTTATGAGGTCCCTGAGATTCAGGTCGTTGATGTAGCAACAGGCAATTTAGCCTATTTTAATTGGATGGATGAGGTACTTAATTAA
- a CDS encoding protein-disulfide reductase DsbD, with protein MRSFLLLLCALWLLPASASNSNLLGNLLQQPAEHTFLPVDKAFVFDFDQQGKTLFIGWDIAPDYYLYKKKVEIIAKGADIEVPELGKGVIIEDEFFGKTEVFFDSLSVITKVSNITDGAVVKVRFQGCAEAGLCYPPEVRTIPLSVIAGEQVSQTADAGNALAALTQAAEVNDASSAPSQEVSKPVGEQSYTDKLASQGLLTNLVIFFLVGVGLAFTPCVFPMFPILSSLIAGQQNLSTKKAFSLSFVYVQGMAVTYAALGLVVASLGGQVQGYLQHPTVLISFSILFVLLAMSMFGWYEIKLPSGMMNKLTQVSNQQKGGNYVGVFMMGVLSGLIASPCTTAPLSAALLYVAQSGDYLVGGLTLYVLSLGMGLPLLLLGTSGGKLLPKAGGWMEQVKTLFGFIMLVVPLILLERIVDIEIIWLMAGLLALATALYLHHWQSGQSQGKLKTALWFAATLLVVTGASLTKNYFWPTKAAVAQAEVQTHGFRQVANLSELKEEIAKASSEGRLVMVDLYADWCVACKEFEHYTFPDAKVQEQFAHFELIQIDLTESDAKTIELMEEYTVFGLPSILFFDSQGNELLEQRVTGFLNAKDFAEHLSKVRNTAK; from the coding sequence ATGCGATCGTTCCTTTTATTACTTTGCGCACTGTGGTTATTGCCTGCAAGCGCAAGTAATAGCAATTTACTTGGTAATTTACTGCAGCAACCGGCAGAACACACCTTTCTCCCTGTTGATAAAGCCTTTGTTTTTGATTTTGATCAGCAAGGTAAAACCTTATTCATTGGTTGGGATATAGCGCCCGATTATTATCTTTATAAAAAGAAAGTCGAAATTATTGCCAAGGGAGCTGATATAGAGGTGCCTGAGCTTGGTAAAGGCGTCATTATTGAAGATGAGTTTTTTGGTAAGACCGAAGTATTTTTTGATTCATTAAGTGTGATAACAAAAGTAAGCAACATCACAGATGGGGCAGTTGTTAAAGTTCGTTTTCAAGGCTGTGCCGAAGCGGGGTTATGTTATCCGCCAGAAGTGAGAACCATTCCTTTATCTGTGATTGCTGGTGAGCAAGTATCGCAAACTGCAGATGCTGGCAATGCATTGGCTGCATTAACACAAGCCGCAGAGGTAAATGACGCATCATCAGCGCCTTCTCAAGAAGTATCAAAACCAGTTGGTGAGCAGTCATATACCGATAAACTAGCGTCACAAGGTTTACTAACGAACCTAGTTATCTTCTTTTTAGTCGGTGTTGGTCTGGCTTTTACACCATGCGTATTCCCAATGTTTCCGATTTTGTCGAGCCTTATTGCAGGTCAGCAGAATTTATCGACTAAAAAAGCGTTTTCGCTGTCGTTTGTTTATGTGCAAGGGATGGCAGTTACCTATGCAGCACTGGGCTTAGTGGTTGCATCTTTAGGTGGGCAAGTACAAGGGTATTTGCAGCATCCTACAGTACTAATCAGCTTTAGTATCTTATTTGTATTGCTAGCAATGTCGATGTTTGGCTGGTACGAAATTAAACTGCCAAGCGGCATGATGAATAAACTCACTCAGGTTAGCAACCAGCAAAAAGGCGGCAACTATGTTGGCGTATTTATGATGGGTGTACTGTCTGGCTTAATTGCTTCACCTTGTACTACTGCACCACTGTCAGCTGCATTGCTTTATGTTGCACAAAGTGGTGATTATTTAGTGGGAGGTTTAACTTTGTATGTACTGAGCTTAGGCATGGGACTGCCTTTATTATTGCTAGGTACATCAGGTGGTAAACTGCTTCCTAAAGCCGGTGGTTGGATGGAACAAGTGAAAACGTTATTCGGTTTCATCATGCTAGTTGTGCCGCTAATTCTGCTAGAGCGCATTGTTGATATCGAGATCATTTGGTTAATGGCTGGTTTATTAGCACTTGCTACAGCCTTGTACTTACATCATTGGCAAAGTGGTCAATCGCAAGGTAAGTTAAAAACAGCATTATGGTTTGCTGCAACCTTACTGGTTGTGACTGGGGCGAGTTTAACGAAAAATTATTTTTGGCCTACTAAAGCGGCGGTTGCACAAGCTGAAGTGCAAACACATGGTTTTAGACAAGTTGCTAATTTAAGTGAATTGAAAGAAGAGATTGCAAAGGCAAGTAGCGAAGGGCGCTTAGTAATGGTCGACTTATACGCTGACTGGTGCGTCGCGTGTAAAGAGTTTGAACACTACACGTTTCCTGATGCTAAAGTACAAGAACAATTTGCGCACTTTGAGTTAATCCAAATCGATTTAACCGAAAGTGATGCAAAAACCATTGAGCTAATGGAAGAATACACAGTATTCGGGTTACCCAGCATTTTGTTCTTTGACAGCCAAGGTAATGAGCTTTTAGAGCAACGTGTAACAGGCTTTTTAAATGCCAAAGACTTTGCAGAACATCTGTCAAAAGTGCGAAATACTGCTAAATAA
- the aroQ gene encoding type II 3-dehydroquinate dehydratase, with the protein MAAKFKLLVLNGPNLNMLGKREPEKYGTQSLDEIIAELSQVAAGHNVDLTHFQSNSEAALIERIHDAWQVVDAIIINPAAFTHTSVALRDALLSVNIPFYEVHLSNVHAREAFRHHSYFSDVAQGIIVGLGAMGYKVALEAAVSRLQNTH; encoded by the coding sequence ATGGCTGCAAAATTCAAACTTTTAGTTCTTAATGGGCCAAATTTAAACATGCTTGGCAAGCGTGAACCAGAAAAGTACGGCACCCAATCTCTTGATGAGATTATCGCTGAACTTAGTCAGGTTGCTGCGGGTCACAATGTTGATTTAACGCATTTTCAAAGTAACAGTGAAGCTGCATTAATAGAGCGAATTCACGATGCATGGCAAGTGGTTGATGCAATTATTATTAACCCTGCCGCATTTACGCATACAAGCGTTGCCTTACGGGATGCATTACTCAGTGTAAACATTCCCTTTTACGAGGTGCATTTAAGTAATGTGCACGCACGGGAGGCATTTCGTCATCATTCGTATTTTTCGGATGTGGCACAAGGCATTATCGTAGGATTAGGAGCAATGGGTTATAAAGTAGCACTTGAAGCTGCGGTTAGCCGGTTGCAAAACACACATTAA
- the accB gene encoding acetyl-CoA carboxylase biotin carboxyl carrier protein: protein MDIRKIKKLIELVEESGIAELEITEGEESVRINRNNMSAAPAMQYAPQQYAAPAPAPAAPAPAAEAPAADAAPAAPTGHQVKSPMVGSFYSAASPEAAPYVEVGSKVNVGDTLCIVEAMKMMNQIESDKAGTVKAILVENGEPVEFDQPLFIIE, encoded by the coding sequence ATGGATATTCGCAAGATCAAAAAACTTATCGAACTAGTAGAAGAATCTGGTATTGCTGAATTAGAAATCACTGAAGGTGAAGAATCAGTACGCATTAATCGTAACAACATGAGTGCAGCGCCTGCAATGCAGTATGCTCCTCAACAGTACGCAGCGCCTGCACCAGCGCCAGCAGCTCCTGCTCCTGCAGCAGAAGCGCCAGCGGCAGACGCAGCACCAGCAGCACCAACAGGTCATCAAGTTAAATCGCCTATGGTTGGTTCTTTCTACTCAGCAGCTTCTCCTGAAGCAGCACCTTATGTAGAAGTAGGTTCTAAAGTAAATGTTGGCGATACGTTATGTATCGTTGAAGCAATGAAGATGATGAACCAAATCGAATCTGATAAAGCAGGCACAGTAAAAGCTATCTTAGTTGAAAATGGCGAGCCAGTAGAATTCGATCAACCTTTATTCATCATTGAATAA
- the accC gene encoding acetyl-CoA carboxylase biotin carboxylase subunit has product MLDKVVIANRGEIALRVLRACKELGIKTVAVHSTADRDLKHVLLADETICIGKPAASESYLDIPRIIAAAEVTDAVAIHPGYGFLSENADFADQVEQSGFVFIGPRGDTIRLMGDKVSAIEAMRKAGVPCVPGSDGPLTADSERNIQIAKRIGYPVIIKAAGGGGGRGMRVVRSEKELIDSIALTQQEAKQFFGNGMVYMEKFLENPRHIEVQVLADGQGNAVHLGERDCSMQRRHQKVVEEAPAPGITAEMRKFIGDRCTRACIEIGYRGAGTFEFLYENGEFYFIEMNTRIQVEHPVTEMVTGVDLIKEQLKIAAGQPLSFTQEDVVIRGHAIECRINAEDPETFIPSPGKITRFHPAGGLGIRWDSHIYADYTVPPHYDSMIGKLICYGENRDVAIARSRNALNELVIDGIKTNTPLHKKILADENFQNGGTNIHYLEKKLGL; this is encoded by the coding sequence ATGTTAGATAAAGTAGTCATTGCAAACCGAGGTGAAATTGCACTTCGCGTACTGCGCGCCTGCAAAGAGCTTGGGATCAAAACTGTTGCTGTGCATTCAACGGCAGACCGTGATCTTAAGCACGTGTTACTGGCAGACGAAACAATTTGTATTGGTAAACCGGCAGCAAGTGAAAGTTACCTAGATATTCCGCGCATTATTGCAGCGGCAGAAGTAACAGACGCAGTTGCTATTCACCCAGGTTATGGTTTCCTTTCTGAAAATGCAGACTTTGCTGATCAAGTTGAGCAAAGTGGCTTTGTATTTATCGGCCCTAGAGGCGACACTATTCGTTTAATGGGTGATAAAGTTTCTGCAATCGAAGCGATGCGTAAAGCCGGTGTACCTTGTGTACCAGGTTCTGATGGCCCATTAACGGCAGACAGCGAGCGTAATATTCAAATCGCTAAGCGTATTGGTTACCCTGTAATCATTAAAGCAGCAGGCGGCGGCGGTGGTCGTGGTATGCGTGTTGTTCGCAGCGAAAAAGAACTAATCGATTCAATCGCTCTTACTCAGCAAGAAGCAAAGCAATTCTTCGGTAATGGCATGGTTTACATGGAAAAATTCCTTGAAAACCCTCGTCACATCGAAGTTCAAGTACTTGCTGATGGTCAAGGCAATGCAGTTCACTTAGGTGAGCGTGATTGTTCAATGCAACGTCGTCACCAAAAAGTTGTTGAAGAGGCTCCAGCGCCAGGTATCACAGCTGAGATGCGTAAGTTCATCGGTGACCGTTGTACTCGTGCATGTATCGAAATTGGTTATCGCGGTGCAGGTACGTTCGAATTCTTATATGAAAACGGCGAGTTCTATTTCATCGAAATGAATACCCGTATTCAGGTTGAGCACCCAGTAACAGAAATGGTCACTGGCGTTGACTTAATCAAAGAGCAGTTAAAAATTGCAGCTGGCCAACCATTATCATTCACTCAAGAAGATGTGGTTATTCGTGGTCACGCAATTGAGTGTCGTATTAATGCGGAAGACCCAGAAACATTTATTCCATCACCAGGTAAAATCACGCGATTCCACCCTGCTGGCGGTTTAGGTATTCGTTGGGACAGCCACATCTATGCAGATTACACAGTACCACCTCATTACGATTCAATGATTGGTAAGCTGATCTGTTACGGTGAAAACCGTGATGTAGCAATTGCTCGTTCACGCAATGCGTTAAACGAATTAGTGATTGATGGCATCAAGACCAATACGCCACTGCACAAGAAAATCTTGGCAGATGAGAACTTCCAAAACGGTGGTACAAACATCCACTACCTTGAGAAGAAACTCGGTCTGTAA
- the tsaE gene encoding tRNA (adenosine(37)-N6)-threonylcarbamoyltransferase complex ATPase subunit type 1 TsaE yields the protein MTDSVGFPLADEAATVNMGNQLAALMEQGAVIYLHGDLGAGKTTLTRGIVQGFGHQGKVKSPTYTLVEPYQLTKADVYHFDLYRLGDPEELEYMGIRDYFSPQAICVVEWPEKGGEFIPTPDLDITLRYDGEARAIVINSLTKRGQSIVEQLKSV from the coding sequence ATGACCGACAGTGTTGGTTTTCCACTGGCTGATGAAGCTGCAACGGTAAATATGGGCAATCAACTTGCAGCGTTGATGGAACAAGGGGCTGTCATTTATTTGCACGGTGATTTAGGTGCCGGTAAAACCACATTAACCCGTGGTATCGTGCAGGGTTTTGGTCATCAAGGAAAGGTTAAGAGTCCGACATATACACTGGTTGAGCCTTATCAACTAACTAAAGCTGATGTTTATCACTTTGATTTATATCGTTTAGGTGATCCTGAAGAGCTTGAATATATGGGCATTCGTGATTATTTTTCGCCACAGGCTATTTGTGTTGTTGAATGGCCTGAGAAGGGAGGTGAATTTATCCCAACTCCCGACCTTGATATTACTTTGCGTTATGACGGTGAGGCACGTGCTATTGTTATTAATAGCTTAACTAAGCGCGGTCAATCTATTGTCGAACAATTGAAGAGCGTGTAA
- a CDS encoding N-acetylmuramoyl-L-alanine amidase: MFLVVSQVALAQNTINSVRVWPSPDSTRVVFDLDEKPDYSYFMLKNPARLVIDLKDTDKLDNLPAIPQKHQIVSKLRYSKPKDSKSVRFVFELARASKPVVFALLPTEPYKHRLVVDLIDKTPKAEPIAATNTSVKKRELQQERDIVIAIDAGHGGEDPGSIGPSGTYEKDITLQIAKRLERMIDAEKGMISRMVRRSDYFVNLNTRTSIAREKKADFFVSIHADAFTSPQPNGASVWVLSLRRANSEIGKWIEDKEKHSELLGGAAGVLKDTASEKYLAQALLDMSMDHSMKTGFSVAQEVVSELRKVAKMHKKQPQAASLAVLKSPDIPSILVETGFISNPREERMLKTAQHQERLAKAIFTSIKNYYMQNPPDDSLFAKLKAQFPTKHRVRPGESLSILASRYNTSVSKLKTVNNLKSNTLFIGQELDIPQS, encoded by the coding sequence ATGTTTTTGGTTGTGAGCCAGGTTGCGCTTGCACAAAATACTATTAATAGCGTACGCGTTTGGCCCTCACCAGATAGCACCCGTGTGGTATTTGATCTAGATGAAAAGCCTGATTACAGCTATTTCATGCTGAAAAACCCAGCGCGTTTAGTCATTGATCTAAAAGATACAGATAAGCTCGATAACTTGCCTGCTATTCCGCAAAAGCATCAAATAGTTTCAAAACTTCGTTACTCAAAGCCTAAAGATAGCAAAAGTGTGCGTTTTGTTTTTGAACTAGCACGCGCCAGTAAACCTGTGGTGTTTGCCTTATTACCTACCGAACCATACAAGCACCGTTTAGTCGTTGATCTCATCGACAAAACACCGAAAGCTGAGCCTATTGCTGCAACGAATACCAGCGTTAAAAAGCGTGAGCTACAGCAAGAGCGCGATATCGTGATTGCCATTGATGCAGGTCACGGTGGTGAAGACCCAGGCTCAATTGGTCCATCGGGTACTTATGAAAAAGATATTACGCTACAAATAGCCAAGCGCTTAGAGCGAATGATCGATGCCGAAAAAGGCATGATTTCGCGCATGGTGCGCCGTAGTGACTACTTTGTAAATCTAAACACGCGAACCAGCATTGCCCGTGAGAAAAAAGCCGATTTCTTTGTCTCGATTCATGCCGATGCGTTTACTAGCCCGCAGCCAAATGGTGCTTCTGTGTGGGTGCTCTCACTGCGCCGAGCTAACTCAGAAATAGGTAAGTGGATTGAAGATAAAGAAAAGCACTCCGAGCTTTTGGGTGGTGCCGCTGGGGTATTAAAAGATACCGCGAGCGAAAAATATTTAGCACAAGCACTGCTTGATATGTCGATGGATCATTCGATGAAAACAGGCTTTAGTGTTGCACAAGAAGTAGTTAGCGAATTAAGAAAAGTAGCTAAAATGCATAAGAAGCAACCACAAGCGGCGAGCCTTGCGGTATTAAAATCACCGGATATTCCGTCTATTTTGGTCGAGACAGGGTTTATTTCGAATCCGCGTGAAGAGCGAATGCTAAAAACGGCGCAGCATCAGGAGCGCTTAGCGAAAGCAATTTTCACCTCAATTAAAAATTACTACATGCAAAATCCCCCAGATGACTCGTTATTTGCGAAATTAAAAGCGCAATTTCCAACAAAGCACAGAGTACGTCCGGGTGAGTCGTTAAGTATTTTGGCAAGCAGATACAACACCTCTGTTAGTAAGCTAAAAACGGTCAATAACTTAAAATCGAATACCTTGTTTATAGGTCAAGAGCTTGATATTCCGCAAAGCTAG